The following proteins are encoded in a genomic region of Struthio camelus isolate bStrCam1 chromosome 3, bStrCam1.hap1, whole genome shotgun sequence:
- the LOC138066608 gene encoding uncharacterized protein, producing the protein MEKRISGEASQPRQPPSAFVSSRSPQLLLSDRVQVTRHQRTKDRHLLLFPDALAIASFKCGSSFWLKHRVRLSELWVLCGEDEVARGREEAAAELGIKCSNALILAWPTNLCVVTFGSQEVKELWLSTLLRQRRGAREPRVTRLASIRLLAKVVGVYNHSVTLTAKTIETLISVEPAWLKIQRRREAVGRALARAKAQRRTQPPTPELGAGRAHAEGHTELHAEEPLKHAVLVHVASQAAAPADTPRSPLSAQRERGRDVATQVGQGELHELDFDAEVQPLVEDLVEKAMEKAFAAIQREEEEELAKLQPLEAADGELPCAGCAEPQRLEEREKQGQEEKAQNGDGGGTSALGPAGTAAAASEVAVQLEGGSDSLPEGPERTEAVVVAVPGTPEAEEETPALDSRDQAWAQGAPGEAAPPQGEPGLPALQSTEVPAAELAVQKEMQASALTPETTGSEAAAAAGQSVTEGACVQVAAKGPILEPPSAERTTREGLPQSDETAGGTIQGAVLQTETPSQRGNSEGSKLEDAVLSGDSAGSVPAAPAQLEGDDLSA; encoded by the exons ATGGAGAAGAGGATCTCCGG GgaagcctcccagccccggcagccACCGAGCGCCTTCGTCTCGAGCAGGagtccccagctcctcctcagcgaccgtgtgcaGGTGACGCGCCACCAGCGCACCAAGgacaggcacctgctgctcttcccagacgccctCGCTAttgccagcttcaa ATGTGGCTCcagcttctggctgaagcaccgggtgcgcctcagcgagctgtgggtgctgtgcGGCGAGGATGAGGTGGCGCGTGGGCGCGAGGAAGCGGCGGCGGAGCTGGGCATCAAATGCAGCAATGccctcatcctcgcctggcccaccaacctGTGTGTGGTCACTTTTGG gtcgcaggaggtgaaggagctctggctcagcacgctcctcag gcaacGCCGAGGAGCCcgggagcccagggtcacccggcTGGCCTCCATTCGGCTTCTCGCCAAGGTGGTCGGCGTCTACAATCAC tcggtgacACTGACTGCCAAGACCATTGAGACATTGATTTCGGTGGAG cctgcctggctgAAGATTCAAAGGCggagagaagcagtgggacgagcACTGGCCAGAGCGAAAGCGCAGAGGCGGACGCAGCCACCAACACCGGAGCTTGGGGCAGGCAGAGCGCACGCCGAAGGGCACACAG agctgcatgCAGAAGAGCCTCTCAAGCATGCAGTATTGGTGCACGTGGCAAGTCAGGCAGCTGCCCCTGCGGACACACCACGCTCGCCCCTCTCTGCCCAAAGAgaacgaggaagagatgtggccacccAAGTCGGACAAGGAGAG CTGCACGAGCTCGACTTTGATGCTGAGGTCCAGCCCCTCGTGGAAGACTTGGTTGAGAAAGCGATGGAGAAAGCGTTTGCGGCCATCCAgcgggaagaagaagaagagctggccaagctgcagccactTGAGGCGGCGGATGGGGAACTGCCTTGTGCAGGGTGTGCTGAGCCACAGCGCCTGGAGGAGCGGGAGAAGCAGGGCcaagaggagaag GCGCAAAacggggacggcggcggcacctctgccttggggcctgcaggCACTGCAGCGGCTGCAAGTGaagtggctgtgcagctggaaggcgggAGCGACAGCCTCCCCGAGGGACCGGAGCGCACAGAAGCAGTTGTCgttgcggtccctggcacacctgaggcagaagaggaaactcCTGCCTTGGACTCCCGCGACCAAGCGTGGGCTCAAGGAGCTCCTGGTGAGGCGGCACCCCCGCAGGGAGAGCCTGGGCTGCCTGCCTTGCAAAGCACAGAAGTGCCCGCTGCCGAGCTGGCCGTGCAGAAGGAGAtgcaagcctctgccctcacgcCAGAAACAACTGGCTCAGAagcagcggcagcggccgggcagaGTGTGACCGAGGGGGCTTGCGTGCAGGTGGCTGCGAAAGGGCCCATCTTGGAACCCCCAAGCGCAGAAAGAACAACAAGAGAAGGGCTTCCCCAGAGCGATGAGACCGCAGGCGGCACAATACAAGGTGCCGTCCTCCAAACCGAAACACCCTCGCAGCGTGGAAATAGTGAGGGTAGCAAACTGGAAGATGCCGTCCTCAGTGGGGACTCAGCAGgctctgtccctgcagcccccgcaCAGCTTGAAGGAGACGACCTGTCTGCCTGA